Part of the uncultured Methanobrevibacter sp. genome is shown below.
GAATTTGCAGAAATGAAAGATTATATCAGAAATAAAAAAGAAGAGAATTAAACCTGATGATTAGAAATACATTAGGATTATTATCTTAAAATTAGTGCAATATATATAATAAAATTAATATATTTATTATGACTAAATTTTTATATGAACATGAAAGAAATAGTAGGATAATTTTATTATGTCAAGTATGAGTAGTGTCGCAGGATTATCAAAATATATACAAACACTTCCAAGAACAAGATATTCCATAATGGGCATCTGTATTTTAAGTTTTTTAACTGGAGTGATACACTGTTTTATAAATCCTCAGGATAGTCTAACAGATAATTTTTTACTTGAAGGATTATGTACATTCATGATATTTGGTATTAGTTCTATTTTAAGCGGCAGCCTTAACCAGTACGGAGTTAAGGTACTCCATGGAATTAATCTGAAAATGAAACATTCAATGTTCCTATCTCTTGTTTCTATGTTCGTTATTTGTTCTATACTAGTTATTGGCGGATTTATCTCACTAATAATTCATGAATCTCTATACGTCAATTCTTTACTCTTTGGCTGTGTGATTATTTATGGATTTAATACATTAGTTTTATGGAGTACAACACAAATTGGATTTGCAAAATCAGCAATCATAGGATTAATCCAGCCCGTGTTAATTTTATCAATGCTTGTTTTATTATTATTTTTATCAAGTGATCCGTCAGTATTTTCAACCCCACTAATAATCAGCATCATAATTAAAACAGTTATTGCATGTATAATATTTATCCTGGCAATATACTCATTTATTTCAATAGCCGCTTCACCTTTAAAGAAGAATTTGGGTATTGGAATGTTGGATTTATTAAGTCTGTTTATTATGCATATGAACGAAGGGTCCAATCTTTTAGAATCCACTTTTGAAGAAATGGGTGAATCAATCGATACTGTAGTTACATACATTAGTTTCAAAGGAAAGAATGGTATTAAATCATTATTCATATCACCATCTGTCCATCCTGGACCTTTAGGTAATATTGGAGGGTCCAACATGCCAACAATTCTTGCAAACAAATTTGACCATTTTACCATGGTAGCTCATGGTCCATCCACACACGATTTTAACCCAATATCTGTTAAAGAAATAGATAAAATTGAAAAATGTGTCAAAGAGGGTTTGGATAAAATAGAATACAGTAAAAATGCAAGTAAATTTAAAAGATATTCCCATAATGCAGCAAATATTGGGGTTCAATTCTTTAACAAAGGAATGATAATATTATCAACTTTTGCACCTAACGGTAGTGATGATATCGAATTTGGTGTTGGCCTTACAATGATGACCCAAAGTATCAGTAAATGTAATGTGAAAGATTCAGTTATTGTAGACTGTCATAATTCATTCACTCCTGAAAGTGGTGAAGTATTGCCTGGAAATCCTGAAGTATTTGATTTGATAGATGTTATTGACAAAGTTGAAGTTAGTAATGAAGAACACAACAGCATTAAAGTAGGCTGCTGTGCAGATACTATGGGAGACCTCGATAAACAGGAAGGTATTGGAGAAAGCGGATTGAAAGTAATGGTTATTGATGTGTCCGGTCAAAGAACCGCATATGTACTGTTCGATTCCAATAATATGGAAATCGGATTTAGGCAGGAAATTATTGATGCAACAAAAGACTTGGACATTGATGAAATTGAAGTCATGACAACTGATACACATACAGTGAATACTTTATCAAGAGGATACAATCCTGTTGGAATAGAAAAAAGACCTGAAATTATCGAATATGTAATAAAATGTATAAAAATAGCTATTGATGATTTGGAAGAGGTTGAGGTTGGTACTGGAACTAAAAAAATTAAAAACCTCAATACATTCGGTCCAAAAAATTCAACTGAACTCATTTCAACAATAAGCTCAGTTGTCGCAGTAAGTAAAATAATAGCTCCAGTTTTATTAATTACTGCATTATTTATTGTATTTATATGGATATTTTATGGAAATCTACATATAATTGGTTAATAAAATCCACACAATAATCCATGCGAAAAAGAAAGGCAAGATACAATCCCATATTTTTTGAGATCTATCAAGTTCTTCTGATGCGATATTATCTGCAACTTTAGTTGAAGCATAAATAAAAGCAATACCAATCAATAAACCAATCATATCGTTTTTGAATCCTAAAATACCGATTGAAAATAAACCAGATAACACACCAGCAATTATACCAAATACAACATTAACTGATGTAAGTTTAATAGTATCGTCCAAAATATTTCCTCCAAAAAATAAATTAAATAGAATAAATATAATTTAATAATTAATAGTATATTAAAGTATTGATAATTAAAGGGTGTTTAAAATGAAACCTATGTCAAATGTTGACATTTTTACAATTAGTGATGAACTTAATAATTTATTGACAGGTGCTAGAGTAGATAAATCATTCCAACCGACTAAAGACATAGTTGTGATAAGATTCCATATTGCAGGTACGGGAAGAGTTGATTTAGTGATGCAATGCGGTTCAAGAATACACATAAGCAAATATCCTCTTGAAAATCCCACTAATCCACCAACATTCCCAATGCTTTTAAGAAAAAGAGTAAAAGGAGCCCATGTTGTAAGTGTTACTCAGCACAATTTTGATAGGGTTGTTGAGATTAAAGTTAAAAAAGACAAATATTATACGATTGTCGTGGAATTATTTGATAAAGGAAACATCATATTATTGGATGAAGATAATAATATTGTTTTGCCTCTTAAAAGAAAACAAATGTCTAAAAGAGACATCAGTTCCAAAAAGGAATATGTTTTCCCTAAAGAAAGAGGACTCAATCCAATCGGCATGACTGAAGAGAAATTTAAAGAAGTATTTATCCAAAATGATAATGATGTTGTGAGAACTCTTGCAATTAATGGTCTTGGAAGTCTATATTCAGAAGAAATCATTGAAAGAGCAAACAATTATACAGAAATTGATAAACATACATCAAATAATGATTTGACAGAAGAACAGATTTCTGCATTGTTTAAAGGATTTAAAGAATTATTTAATATCCTTAAAGATGAAGAATATAAGCCACAAATTGTAAAAGATGGGAAAAAAGAAGATGTTGTTCCACTTGACCTGATAAAATATGATGGTTTTGAAAAGAAATATTACGAAAATTTCAATGAAGCCTGTGACGAATTTTACTCTAAAAAAGTCAATACCAACATAATAGATATCAAAGAACAGGCATGGAATAAAAAAGTAAACCAGTTTGAAAAAAGATTACGTTTACAAGAAGAAAGACTTGATAATTTTAATAAAACAATTGAAACTAGTCAACATAAAGGAGAGTTAATTTATTCTAATTACACCACCATTGAAAATATAATAAATGTTGTTAACTCAGCTATAAGTAAAGAATATTCTTTTAAAGAAATTGATAAAATTCTCAAAAAAGCTAAAGAAGACGGAATGGCTGAAGCCCAAATATTCGAATCCATCGATAAAATGGGTATTCTAACATTAAAAATTGAAGACACATCCATAATTATCGATCCAAAATTGTCAATACCTGAAAATACAGAAAGCTATTATGAAAAAGCTAAAAAATCTAAAAAGAAAACAAAAGGTGCATTAATAGCTATTGAAAATACTAAAAAACAACTTGAAGAAATTAAATCTAAAAAAGAGATTGCAATGGAAAATATTTCCATACCTAAAAAGAGAAAAAAGAAAAATCTCAAATGGTATGAGAAACTACGCTGGTTTATTACATCAGACAATACATTAGTAATTGCAGGACGTGATGCGGGCACTAATGAAGCAGTTGTTAAAAAATATTTAGACAATAATGATATCTATTTACACGCAGATATACATGGTGCATCATCAGTTGTGGTAAAATTAGAAGGCAAATCATTAAATGACACAATCATTAAAGAATCCGGCGAGTTTGCCGCTTCATTTTCATCTGCCTGGCCAAAAGGTTTTACAACACAGGACGTATTCTGGGTTTATCCAGACCAAGTATCCAAAACCCCGGAAGCAGGAGAATATTTAAAAAAAGGGTCTTTTGTAATAAGAGGAAACCGTAATTTCATAAGAAATGCAAGTCTAAAAATAGCTATTGGAATAGTTGACTATGAAGGAAAAAGAATAATGTCCGGACCTGTAGAGGCACTTGAAGCACATTGTGAAAATTATGTGGTATTAAAACCGGGTTACACCAAAAAAGAAGCAATAGCTAAAAAGATTTTACATAAAATAGATGAAGATAAATTAATAACAATAGATGATATTATACGACTATTGCCATCAGGAAAATGCGATATAGATGAAGAATATCATCAAAGAAAAAAATATGAAAAGAATTAATCCTGATAATCTTCAGGATTATATTCAAAATATTCATTTGGATTTAAAATAACCGTACTGATTTTTGGATTAAACTGCATTACAAAATTCGCAAAAATAGTTGGATCTTGCTCTATAGGCGGGAATGTATTGTAATGCATAGGAATAGTAACTTTAGGATTTAACCACATTGAAGCAAGAGCCGCTTCAAAAGGACCCATAGTAAATTTATCACCAATAGGCACCATTACTATATCCGGTTTATAAATATCACCAATAATTGTTTTCATATCACCAAATAAACCAGTATCACCACAATGGAATATTGAAGTATCGTCTTCAAAAGTAATTAAAAAGCTAGCTGCAACACCACCAGGAACAGTCTCTTCAACCATGTCTATATCTGATGAATGTTTTGCATCAAGCATAGTAAATTTTATACCTCTAAATACAAATG
Proteins encoded:
- a CDS encoding DUF2070 family protein, with the translated sequence MSSMSSVAGLSKYIQTLPRTRYSIMGICILSFLTGVIHCFINPQDSLTDNFLLEGLCTFMIFGISSILSGSLNQYGVKVLHGINLKMKHSMFLSLVSMFVICSILVIGGFISLIIHESLYVNSLLFGCVIIYGFNTLVLWSTTQIGFAKSAIIGLIQPVLILSMLVLLLFLSSDPSVFSTPLIISIIIKTVIACIIFILAIYSFISIAASPLKKNLGIGMLDLLSLFIMHMNEGSNLLESTFEEMGESIDTVVTYISFKGKNGIKSLFISPSVHPGPLGNIGGSNMPTILANKFDHFTMVAHGPSTHDFNPISVKEIDKIEKCVKEGLDKIEYSKNASKFKRYSHNAANIGVQFFNKGMIILSTFAPNGSDDIEFGVGLTMMTQSISKCNVKDSVIVDCHNSFTPESGEVLPGNPEVFDLIDVIDKVEVSNEEHNSIKVGCCADTMGDLDKQEGIGESGLKVMVIDVSGQRTAYVLFDSNNMEIGFRQEIIDATKDLDIDEIEVMTTDTHTVNTLSRGYNPVGIEKRPEIIEYVIKCIKIAIDDLEEVEVGTGTKKIKNLNTFGPKNSTELISTISSVVAVSKIIAPVLLITALFIVFIWIFYGNLHIIG
- the rqcH gene encoding ribosome rescue protein RqcH, whose translation is MKPMSNVDIFTISDELNNLLTGARVDKSFQPTKDIVVIRFHIAGTGRVDLVMQCGSRIHISKYPLENPTNPPTFPMLLRKRVKGAHVVSVTQHNFDRVVEIKVKKDKYYTIVVELFDKGNIILLDEDNNIVLPLKRKQMSKRDISSKKEYVFPKERGLNPIGMTEEKFKEVFIQNDNDVVRTLAINGLGSLYSEEIIERANNYTEIDKHTSNNDLTEEQISALFKGFKELFNILKDEEYKPQIVKDGKKEDVVPLDLIKYDGFEKKYYENFNEACDEFYSKKVNTNIIDIKEQAWNKKVNQFEKRLRLQEERLDNFNKTIETSQHKGELIYSNYTTIENIINVVNSAISKEYSFKEIDKILKKAKEDGMAEAQIFESIDKMGILTLKIEDTSIIIDPKLSIPENTESYYEKAKKSKKKTKGALIAIENTKKQLEEIKSKKEIAMENISIPKKRKKKNLKWYEKLRWFITSDNTLVIAGRDAGTNEAVVKKYLDNNDIYLHADIHGASSVVVKLEGKSLNDTIIKESGEFAASFSSAWPKGFTTQDVFWVYPDQVSKTPEAGEYLKKGSFVIRGNRNFIRNASLKIAIGIVDYEGKRIMSGPVEALEAHCENYVVLKPGYTKKEAIAKKILHKIDEDKLITIDDIIRLLPSGKCDIDEEYHQRKKYEKN
- a CDS encoding metal-dependent hydrolase; the protein is MEIRWLGHSAFEIISDDNVHILIDPFISNNPACPVPVEELNPDIILVTHGHSDHLGDALDISNSTNAPVAAIHEISLFLSKQGIETIGVNIGGSFVFRGIKFTMLDAKHSSDIDMVEETVPGGVAASFLITFEDDTSIFHCGDTGLFGDMKTIIGDIYKPDIVMVPIGDKFTMGPFEAALASMWLNPKVTIPMHYNTFPPIEQDPTIFANFVMQFNPKISTVILNPNEYFEYNPEDYQD